The following proteins are co-located in the Podarcis raffonei isolate rPodRaf1 chromosome 5, rPodRaf1.pri, whole genome shotgun sequence genome:
- the LOC128414081 gene encoding homeobox protein vent1-like: MTKAPFSVEWLSQSSQATNHARSREGVSPTASSAFPDGIRTQQSEPPSNCRPAGRERRPVGEKVVPRGHEPPSEHLPSLQKKVDSSSTSAEASEAPKRTWSATEGSSDGEGSLSEGQTPEEGSGSRSTNSRRLRTAFSVEQISTLENSFKRHRYLGAAERRKLASKMQLSEVQIKTWFQNRRMKLKRQLQEIRPEPFHAVPFYSPLPFGPQSGPVSYVYSPHQHTFTGREAVPSGIPFPPMPAPTLDPRSNSGGQPGALWPMPMPYFIGCQDPRTVFLPL, translated from the exons ATGACCAAGGCTCCCTTCTCGGTGGAGTGGCTCTCCCAGAGCAGCCAAGCCACCAACCACGCCCGGAGCAGGGAAGGAGTCAGCCCAACCGCGTCTTCGGCCTTCCCCGACGGCATCCGGACCCAGCAGAGCGAGCCTCCGTCTAACTGCCGGCCTGCCGGGAGAGAACGAAGGCCGGTCGGGGAAAAAGTCGTTCCCAGGGGCCACGAACCGCCTTCTGAACATCTCCCTTCGCTCCAGAAGAAAGTGGATTCCTCCTCGACGTCAGCAG AGGCGTCTGAGGCTCCCAAGCGGACGTGGAGTGCAACGGAGGGCAGCTCGGACGGCGAAGGGAGCCTCTCGGAGGGCCAGACCCCAGAAGAGGGCAGCGGCAGTAGAAGCACCAACAGCCGCCGCTTGCGCACCGCTTTCAGCGTGGAGCAGATCAGCACCTTGGAGAACTCCTTTAAGCGTCACAGATACTTGGGCGCCGCAGAGAGACGCAAACTGGCCAGTAAGATGCAACTCTCCGAAGTGCAG ATCAAGACTTGGTTCCAGAACCGACGGATGAAACTGAAGCGTCAGTTGCAGGAGATAAGACCCGAACCTTTTCATGCAGTGCCATTTTACAGCCCCCTCCCTTTTGGACCTCAAAGTGGGCCTGTGTCCTATGTTTACTCTCCACACCAGCATACTTTCACTGGGAGGGAAGCTGTTCCTTCTGGCATTCCCTTCCCTCCAATGCCAGCTCCAACTCTGGATCCCAGAAGCAACTCTGGAGggcaacctggtgctctctggcCAATGCCCATGCCCTACTTCATAGGATGCCAGGACCCTAGAACTGTCTTCCTGCCCCTCTGA